GGGAGGGGCACGCCGCCACCGTCGCCGCCCTGGCCGAGCCGCTCGCCGGCAAGATCGTCGTGGACTGTGTGAACCCGCTCGGCTTCGACAAGCAGGGCCCGTACGCGCTGACCGTCGAGGAGGGCAGCGCCGTCCAGCAGGCCGCCGCGCTGCTGCCCGACTCCCGGGTGTGCGCCGCGTTCAACCACGTCAGCGCGCCCCTGCTGGCCGACCCGGAGGTCGACCGGATCCAGTTGGACGTGCTGGTCTGCACCGAGGACCGGGAGGCCGCCGGGGTGGTCGCCGCGCTGGCCGCCCGGATCCCCGGCATGCGGGGCATCTACGCCGGCCGGTTGCGCAACGCCCACCAGATCGAGGCGTTCACCGCCAACCTGATCGCCATCAACAAGCGCTACAAGGCGCACGCCGGCATCCGGGTCACCGACCTGTGAGCCGGTGCCGCCGGTAGCCGGGCGGCCGACCAGGCCAGCCAGGTCCGGGTGAGCGTACGGCCGGCCAACCCGGCCAGCCGTGGCCCGTGCGCGGTCGCGACCGCCGTACGCCCGGTCAGCCACCGCGTCCGGTAGCCCGGGATCCCAAGTCACCCACCCGCCGATTGTGGCCGTGCCCCACCGCCACTGCGACCGGCCGGGGCCGGTCCGGCAACCACGCCGACCGGCGGGGCCTGGGTCCGGCGGGAGGGCAACCACCGCGACCGGCCGGGGTCGGGGACCGATCCGGCAGTACTGCGACCGGCGGAGGTCGGGCCGGGCAGGTGCCCGGCCCGACCCGTACCTCAGAAGGTGTGCTCGGCGGCCGGGAACTCCCCGGCGCGGACCTCGTCGGCGAACCGACGGGTCGCGTCGGTCAGCACCCCGGCCAGGTCGGCGTAGCGCTTGACGAACCGGGGAGCCTTCCCGCCGCGTAGGCCGGCCATGTCCTGCCAGACCAGCACCTGCGCGTCGGTGTCCGGACCGGCGCCGATGCCCACGGTCGGGATGGTCAGCGTGCTGGTCACCCGCTTGGCGACCTCGCCGGGCACCATCTCCAGCACCACCGCGAAGGCGCCCGCCTCGGCCACCGCCCGCGCGTCCGCGAGGACCTCGTCGCCGGCCTCGCCGCGCCCCTGCACCCGGTACCCGCCGATGGTGTGCTCCCGTTGCGGGG
The nucleotide sequence above comes from Micromonospora pallida. Encoded proteins:
- the npdG gene encoding NADPH-dependent F420 reductase, which produces MAYDASALPDVSGLTVGIIGGTGDQGRGLAYRFARAGQTVLIGSRSAERAEESAREIAALPGVPADATVTGAGNEEVARRADIVIVAVPWEGHAATVAALAEPLAGKIVVDCVNPLGFDKQGPYALTVEEGSAVQQAAALLPDSRVCAAFNHVSAPLLADPEVDRIQLDVLVCTEDREAAGVVAALAARIPGMRGIYAGRLRNAHQIEAFTANLIAINKRYKAHAGIRVTDL